TAGCTAAGTAAATGAGAGTGACTTGTGCATAGATTTGTGTACAGTGTGCAGGATGATCACAAAGGATAGGAGGGGTCCCCAAGTaattgatataaagttagtTTAGCTTTAGCTGGCATGTGTTACACCTTTTAGATGGTCCTATTCGTTTCCCTAAGCTATTCATTGAATGAAAAGAAGAGTAACGTGGAAGGTTATTCAATTCAGGGCCACAGATTCCATAGATCTGCAATTTTTCGATGATTGTCAaacctaaattttttttttaaacttgaaTTTATTTTAATCAGATAGATATGGCTATCAAAAGACATGCTAGGATGTATTGGATTACAATGATTCATTCGGATAGAAAATATGTAGGAGAatcaatgtttttttttatttatatcgaTTTCTTAGATCTTTTATATCTATTGATTTTAGATTTATATGTATCTGcgacatatttttttttaattgatgtATTGTTTGCAGATTTATTAAATGAAATGatcttttttattaaaaaaaaattgtaaaagaaCTTTAAAGGTGTGCGACGAATATTCCGGAAATCATCATGAATTGTTCTCAATTCCTCGAGTGTCATTCTTTATGTGCATCTGAGGACTCGTTAAAATTCACCAACAAAACAACACTTCAAGTCCTTATTTTTAAATTCACTCCCCATATACTAATCAGACCAAGGAATTCAATTCTCAGATACGAGAATCTTCATACAACATTCCACTTCTGGTGGAACAAATTTTATTCCAAGGATCATATTATACATTACACAGAACGGGATACAGATGTTTTAGTTATTAGCTTCATGCCGACATCTTATttaaatagtaataataataacattATTAACTCTTGAGCAACAACCAGAAAGTAAGTGAACATGTGGCAGTGCAATCAATATGGGATGGATATTTTTTGGGTAAGCCAATGTTCCTTTCCTCAACTCCCCAGAGTCAATGGAAACTTAGCAGGCAGGAAGAGGAGAACCACACAAGCATTTGTTATGATCATATGCTGAGGAAGCGAAGCTCTGCAACTTCCCACCTTGCGGAATCTGGCCACAGAGGTTGTTATGGCTGACATCGAAGCCTTGCAAGTTCAATCGAGTAAGTGAAGGAGGGATTGAACCAGAGAACTGATTGAATGACAAGTCCAAGAAAGTCAGGGACTTGATCTGGCCAAGGAAGGAAGGAACTGGCCCTGATAGCCCATTCGATTTCAGTCTAAGGAAATTGAGACGAGTCAGGCGGGAAATGGAAGATGGGATTGGACCAACAAGATTTGGGAGTCTATTCATATCTAGCATCTCCAGATACGGAAGGTTGCCGATAGCAGCCGGAATTTGAGCCGAGACTTTGTTGTCATCGAAGATGGTGATATGAATGACACGGCCAGTTTTAGAGTCACAGTCCAAAGCATACCATGAACAACAGTCAGTGCTTGGATTCCATGAGGCCAAGTAATAGGGGTTGTTCAGGCCTGCTTTGATTTGAAGAAGGGCCTTCTTGTCGTCCGCGTTGCATTTCGCGGCAGCTAGAGATGGAGATGGCAGGgagaggaagaggaggagggagagggagagaatAGCTGTGAATGCAGAAAATGAAGTCTTCATAGCTGATACTGAAGCAACTTGTTAATCAAGGATGCTGTGGACCGCAACAAATACTACGTACTATTTATAGTGTTTTGAGTGCAAGTGCATGCTTCTTGTACGACTAATTGCTTAGGTACTTTTTACTGGTTCTATACGTGTAGACATAGACCAGGTTTTAGCTAGATTACGGGCCGCCATCTGAATTAATGTCTACTTCAATACCGGCAATGACACAATTTGTCACTCGGATTATGCATTTTATAAGCATTTCAGAAAAATGCAAGTGACACTAGAAGTAGTCTTAGCCTCATTCGGAGTTGCAGCGATTTTGATAAAAGAGCATTTTTAATTAataaaagtacttttgaaacctttgatgAATACCATCCTATGAAATTAGGAATGAAACTTTTGGTgttaaaagcacttttaacaaaAGTCCGGATTTGATGTTTTTATAATAGTTTttgtgttttaaaaaataaaacaataaattcaaccattttatcctatattatgaGCTAAATAAAGGGATAAATATATTTAGAATTTTCAAATTGTGCATTATTCAATGCAATAAGTATTTACTGAGCAATATATCCAAATAATATTCTTAAAAGCCCTTAATAAGCGCTTTTATTAAAAGCTTTATTGGCGAATTACTTTTCAATAAGCTATTGTACCCTAAACAAACCCTTAATTTGATTGATTACAaacataattatatatgttaATATGCACGTGTTACTAGACCCTTTGGAACAGCAAAaagcatcctcttgaaaattctCTTCCAACGATGTTTAGCCTATACTAGTGGCTATATACAAGCTACAAAACTTTACTTTGAATGTTTAACATTTGAAGAGTACTTGTATTCGTTGGAGATAAATATGATATGGAAAGACGAATGGGATATCCAATCTATATTTGAATAGTTGTCGTTGAAGAACATTGCGAAAATGGTTGCAAACAACCAATCGTCATTCAAGTCAAATGAATACTTTTCTTTGTGTTAATACCTATTGAAAGAGGTTTAAAGAAAACTTAAAGTTGCTGGCCACACTAACCCTTTCGTTTTTATTCTGGATTCCCATCTCCCAGTTTTTGCCTTCGGCTGCTGCCCGGCCGGCTAAGCTTGGCCTTGAGTGAGTTGTAATTTTCGCCTTAAAAGCTCCAGTTCttgcttcttcttttctcttctatCTTTTCATTGAGGGAGTAGTTTTATTTCTTAAAGGCAAATTACAAGGATTGGATTGGTATCCAAATAGTGAATTGAAGAGATTAATTAACTGGGAAATTTAGTGAATTTTGAATGGTAAGATATGTCACTCTTTTCCATCCCCCGGGTAGATAATTCAAGGCATGTCTCTTCTCTACCAACTAATTTCAATCTGAACAAAATTGGATAAAGGTGTACAAACCtaaaaagcaagaaaattgaATATATCTGTTGGGTTTTGACATAGCAATCATGACAAGGATCGTTGGGTTGGACTTTCTTCTCTTCTGAAAGAGTCTAATTCTAGCGTCCAAATCTTTTTTAGCATCCTGTCGATAGAAAATCTTGACCTTCAACCTCATCAACTTGCTAGAGGCTCGACAttgaaaatcaagttaaataaaAAGTGAAGTCAAAATTAACTGCATCTTCCAAATCTACATTTGACATGTATTGTGTTGTTGTCAGTGCAATCCAGAATTTGTCATGTTTAAGCTTTTGATTGAGCAATTATTAGTGCTGCAGGGAGATGAGTTTCTAGTCCTCATTATCCGCTATGTTTCATTTCGTTTGTTGAAACTTCAAACTTTctgcttttttttctcttttcttctgagCGAAACTTCACAAAACAAgagggaaaaaagagaaagagaaagatcaTTCATTGCAGCAGTTCATGGCCACGAAAAATAGCTGAGAAGAACAAGAAGTCATTACGCGTATTTCGTTGGG
The Coffea arabica cultivar ET-39 chromosome 6c, Coffea Arabica ET-39 HiFi, whole genome shotgun sequence genome window above contains:
- the LOC113691693 gene encoding polygalacturonase inhibitor 1-like — translated: MKTSFSAFTAILSLSLLLFLSLPSPSLAAAKCNADDKKALLQIKAGLNNPYYLASWNPSTDCCSWYALDCDSKTGRVIHITIFDDNKVSAQIPAAIGNLPYLEMLDMNRLPNLVGPIPSSISRLTRLNFLRLKSNGLSGPVPSFLGQIKSLTFLDLSFNQFSGSIPPSLTRLNLQGFDVSHNNLCGQIPQGGKLQSFASSAYDHNKCLCGSPLPAC